Proteins found in one Promicromonospora sukumoe genomic segment:
- a CDS encoding TetR/AcrR family transcriptional regulator has protein sequence MTSRPYRSAVREQAAASTRAAILDAAETLFAQDGYARVTIGRIAQAAGVSPNTVYVAFGTKVGLVRGLTERASGEDSIQETLATIAEADDADRIVDLAVRSAGDVVHRHSRLMTVLVANASADPEIGATFQGTERLLRERFGLITARLEALGTLRAGLTTDRATDALAYYLSPESWLRLDALGWTPENQTAWLREQVRYALLGA, from the coding sequence ATGACATCTCGCCCCTACCGGTCGGCCGTGCGCGAGCAGGCGGCGGCCTCCACACGCGCCGCGATCCTGGACGCGGCGGAGACGCTGTTCGCGCAGGACGGCTACGCCCGGGTGACGATCGGCCGCATCGCGCAGGCCGCCGGGGTCTCCCCGAACACCGTGTACGTCGCGTTCGGCACCAAGGTCGGCCTGGTGCGCGGCCTGACGGAGCGCGCGTCGGGCGAGGACAGCATCCAGGAGACGCTCGCGACGATCGCGGAGGCGGACGACGCCGACCGCATCGTCGACCTCGCGGTGCGCAGCGCCGGCGACGTCGTGCACCGGCACAGCCGGCTGATGACCGTGCTGGTCGCCAACGCGTCGGCCGACCCGGAGATCGGCGCGACGTTCCAGGGCACGGAGCGGCTGCTGCGCGAGCGGTTCGGGCTGATCACGGCCCGGCTGGAGGCGCTGGGCACGCTGCGCGCGGGACTGACCACGGATCGCGCCACGGACGCGCTCGCCTACTACCTGAGCCCCGAGTCGTGGCTGCGGCTGGACGCGCTCGGGTGGACCCCGGAGAACCAGACGGCCTGGCTGCGGGAGCAGGTGCGGTACGCGCTGCTGGGGGCTTGA
- a CDS encoding glycosyltransferase — translation MRILFSSTPAHGHLLPLLPLARAFRDRGDAVAVLTAGAFAPLLDAEGITLLPAGPTADVLFAESARRTGVDAAADPRPEAVADFFAGTRVDLTADDALAAAREFAPDLIVAEALDFVGPLVAAALDVPVATMAFGPAIPAEFTDGMTAVVGSRYADRGLAPVPARWHLDPCPDLLQPPGWQAPANRVPVRPEPHRGAGGAGTGAGAGTGAESSSGAVSDDAAGAPGDRPRVLVTFGTHFSDPATLTPILAELRTVGVDLVVTLGLTASAADYDLAASGSADVSAGSDITFAAFTPLADLLHDVDLVVTHGGAGTTLGVLSRGLPLVVVPQGADQFLQAAVVSASGTGIAVQPGPDVAETVAKAVVTLRTDPGYTEAARTVAAQIAAMPTPSDVAATLAASLA, via the coding sequence GTGCGCATACTCTTCTCAAGCACTCCTGCCCACGGGCACCTGCTGCCCCTGCTCCCCCTCGCCCGCGCGTTCCGCGACCGCGGCGACGCCGTGGCGGTCCTGACCGCGGGCGCGTTCGCTCCCCTGCTCGACGCCGAGGGCATCACCCTGCTGCCCGCCGGCCCGACGGCGGACGTCCTGTTCGCCGAGTCGGCACGCCGCACCGGCGTCGACGCCGCCGCGGACCCCCGCCCGGAGGCCGTGGCGGACTTCTTCGCGGGCACCCGCGTCGACCTCACCGCCGACGACGCCCTCGCCGCCGCGCGGGAGTTCGCGCCGGACCTGATCGTGGCCGAGGCCCTGGACTTCGTCGGCCCCCTGGTCGCGGCCGCGCTGGACGTCCCGGTCGCCACGATGGCGTTCGGCCCGGCGATCCCCGCCGAGTTCACCGACGGCATGACCGCCGTCGTCGGCTCGCGGTACGCCGACCGCGGCCTGGCGCCCGTCCCCGCCCGGTGGCACCTCGACCCCTGCCCCGACCTGCTCCAGCCGCCGGGCTGGCAGGCGCCCGCCAACCGGGTCCCGGTCCGGCCGGAGCCGCACCGGGGCGCGGGCGGCGCGGGCACAGGTGCTGGCGCGGGAACGGGTGCGGAGTCCAGCTCGGGCGCGGTGTCGGACGACGCCGCGGGCGCGCCCGGCGACCGCCCCAGGGTGCTCGTCACGTTCGGCACGCACTTCTCGGACCCCGCGACGCTGACCCCGATCCTCGCCGAGCTGCGCACCGTCGGCGTGGACCTCGTCGTCACGCTCGGCCTCACGGCGAGCGCGGCGGACTACGACCTTGCTGCTAGCGGCTCCGCTGACGTCTCTGCTGGCAGCGACATCACGTTCGCCGCCTTCACCCCGCTCGCGGACCTGCTGCACGACGTCGACCTCGTGGTCACCCACGGCGGCGCCGGCACGACGCTCGGGGTCCTGTCGCGCGGGCTCCCGCTCGTCGTCGTCCCGCAGGGCGCCGACCAGTTCCTCCAGGCGGCGGTCGTCAGCGCGTCCGGCACGGGCATCGCCGTGCAGCCCGGGCCCGACGTCGCCGAGACAGTGGCCAAGGCCGTCGTCACCCTGCGCACCGACCCCGGCTACACCGAGGCCGCCCGCACGGTAGCCGCCCAGATCGCCGCCATGCCGACCCCGTCCGACGTCGCCGCCACCCTGGCCGCATCCCTGGCCTGA
- a CDS encoding SRPBCC family protein has protein sequence MTVFSSPRRPAQVALALATAVGIAVAATGCGAGHGTEDADVAASPAASTEQPAAPSPEDAQPGQCGGATIDDAAPVTRSTEILIDAPLDVVWDVQTDVEAWDEWQDAVLTVKRLDDGDFDADSRFEWTTPVPESDFAPADTLVITSGVQELEPGKCVLWEGPAIGEAIQIDRGVHLWTFTETDEGTLVHTEESWDADILAALEGPDHDAVAGMLGGGLDIWLEALKTKAETI, from the coding sequence ATGACCGTTTTCAGCTCGCCCCGCCGTCCCGCGCAGGTCGCCCTGGCGCTCGCCACCGCCGTCGGGATCGCCGTCGCCGCCACGGGGTGCGGCGCCGGGCACGGCACGGAGGACGCCGATGTCGCTGCCTCGCCCGCGGCGTCCACCGAACAGCCCGCTGCCCCGTCACCAGAGGACGCGCAGCCGGGCCAGTGCGGCGGCGCCACCATCGACGACGCGGCGCCCGTCACGCGCTCGACCGAGATCCTGATCGACGCGCCCCTCGACGTCGTCTGGGACGTCCAGACCGACGTCGAGGCGTGGGACGAGTGGCAGGACGCCGTCCTGACCGTGAAGCGGCTCGACGACGGCGACTTCGACGCCGACTCGCGGTTCGAGTGGACCACCCCCGTGCCGGAGTCGGACTTCGCGCCCGCCGACACCCTGGTCATCACCTCCGGCGTCCAGGAGCTGGAGCCCGGGAAGTGCGTGCTCTGGGAGGGGCCCGCGATCGGCGAGGCGATCCAGATCGACCGCGGCGTCCACCTGTGGACCTTCACCGAGACGGACGAGGGGACCCTCGTACACACGGAGGAGTCCTGGGACGCCGACATCCTGGCCGCGCTCGAAGGCCCCGACCACGACGCCGTCGCGGGCATGCTCGGCGGCGGCCTCGACATCTGGCTCGAGGCCCTGAAGACGAAGGCCGAGACGATCTGA
- a CDS encoding multicopper oxidase family protein encodes MKRRTALKIFGIGVGGALLAGGGGLGVYYAAARRDTAGKIDFRTALAIPPLAEALADAASGAAASGAASTVRRFALGIQAGETQLKEGTPTRTWGINGTYLAPTIRARRGETVEIAVHNGLDRETSLHWHGMHLPAAMDGGPHQPVAAGETWTPRWTVDQRAATLWYHPHVHGATADHTYRGLTGLFIVDDPSGDDPAGGPAGDNEASATLNLPSTYGVDDVPMIVQDRAFDGDNQFTERIPLAGSLGVIGDEILVNGTLGPYFDVTTRLVRLRLLNGSNARLYNFGFSDDRSFALIGTDGGLLAEPWETNRLYLSPGERAEVVVAFEPGETVDLRSYPSPDYGGASGRLDGFADRLDVCRFRAGDDLADDTELPAALGDAPDLGDAVVAAERSFVLASDQINGRSMAMDRIDFGVREGTVEVWEVTNDNGYIHNFHVHDVQFQVLTVDGTTPPPHLRGWKDTVLLVPGSRYRLAMRFSDHTDPNAPYMYHCHLLQHEDDGMMGQFVVLADGEQVGAVGAGHDHHP; translated from the coding sequence ATGAAACGCCGTACAGCTCTCAAGATCTTCGGTATCGGCGTCGGGGGTGCGCTGCTCGCCGGTGGTGGTGGCCTCGGCGTGTACTACGCCGCCGCGCGGCGCGACACCGCGGGCAAGATCGACTTCCGCACCGCGCTCGCGATCCCACCGCTCGCCGAGGCGCTCGCCGACGCCGCTTCCGGTGCTGCCGCTTCCGGCGCAGCCTCCACGGTGCGGCGCTTCGCGCTCGGCATCCAGGCCGGCGAGACGCAGCTCAAGGAGGGGACGCCCACCCGCACCTGGGGCATCAACGGCACCTACCTCGCGCCGACGATCCGCGCCCGCCGCGGCGAGACCGTCGAGATCGCCGTGCACAACGGCCTGGACCGGGAGACGTCGCTCCACTGGCACGGCATGCACCTGCCCGCGGCCATGGACGGCGGCCCGCACCAGCCGGTCGCGGCGGGCGAGACCTGGACGCCGCGGTGGACCGTCGACCAGCGGGCGGCCACGCTCTGGTACCACCCGCACGTGCACGGCGCGACGGCCGACCACACCTACCGGGGCCTGACCGGCCTGTTCATCGTCGACGACCCTTCCGGCGACGACCCGGCCGGCGGCCCTGCCGGCGACAACGAAGCCTCCGCCACGCTGAACCTGCCCTCCACGTACGGCGTCGACGACGTGCCGATGATCGTCCAGGACCGCGCCTTCGACGGCGACAACCAGTTCACCGAGCGCATCCCGCTGGCCGGCTCGCTGGGCGTGATCGGCGACGAGATCCTCGTCAACGGCACCCTCGGCCCGTACTTCGACGTCACGACCCGGCTCGTGCGGCTGCGGCTGCTCAACGGCTCCAACGCGCGGCTGTACAACTTCGGTTTCTCCGACGACCGCTCCTTCGCGCTGATCGGCACCGACGGCGGCCTGCTGGCCGAGCCCTGGGAGACGAACCGGCTGTACCTCTCGCCCGGCGAGCGTGCGGAGGTCGTCGTCGCCTTCGAGCCCGGCGAGACCGTGGACCTGCGCTCCTACCCGTCACCGGACTACGGCGGCGCGTCGGGGCGGCTCGACGGCTTCGCGGACCGGCTCGACGTCTGCCGGTTCCGCGCCGGGGACGACCTCGCCGACGACACCGAGCTGCCCGCCGCGCTCGGCGACGCGCCGGACCTGGGCGACGCCGTCGTCGCGGCCGAGCGGTCCTTCGTGCTCGCGTCGGACCAGATCAACGGCCGGTCCATGGCGATGGACCGCATCGACTTCGGCGTCCGGGAGGGCACCGTCGAGGTGTGGGAGGTGACCAACGACAACGGCTACATCCACAACTTCCACGTGCACGACGTCCAGTTCCAGGTGCTCACGGTCGATGGCACCACGCCGCCGCCCCACCTGCGCGGCTGGAAGGACACCGTGCTGCTGGTGCCGGGCAGCCGCTACCGGCTCGCCATGCGGTTCAGCGACCACACCGACCCGAACGCGCCCTACATGTACCACTGCCACCTGCTGCAGCACGAGGACGACGGAATGATGGGCCAGTTCGTCGTCCTGGCCGACGGCGAGCAGGTGGGCGCCGTCGGGGCCGGGCACGACCACCATCCGTGA
- a CDS encoding AAA family ATPase, which translates to MGTSGEVRGSFVDGGQVGDALVGRAREIQRVDDLTRAAQAGEGGALVLRGEAGIGKSALLDRARRSASGFRVVAVSGSEYEAELPFAALHQLCLPVLGHLDELPEPQRDALRVAFGLTTGTPDLFRIGLAALGLFAAAARERPLLCLVDDAQWLDAASSRALAFVARRVAAEPVALVLAVRLPCAAGELDDLPGLAVGGLSDAEARSLLAAQSHETLDEQVRDRIVAEARGNPLALLALPRAGGFAPPDTSPVPSRVERGFREALTGLPDDARLLLTVASADPTGDPGLLWPAARHLGLDVATVSAAAAGTGLVELGTRVRFFHPLARAAVYEAAGADERRAAHRALAAVTDPVVDPDRRAWHRAQAEAGPDDDVAAELERSASRARSRGGVVAAAAFLERAAELSLDAGLRTGRTLAAVGALLDAGAVDRAAELLAAVDGAGGDGAGGEGAGGDGAGSDTAGTDNIQLAEADLLRGRIAFVQPGDSNGPLFMLRAARRLAASDPERSRESYLEALEMAQLVGRGTGMTDRVLAAALEADQLETDHLETDQHAPAGTASRAPDVLDALTVLASRGHRAAVPLIRDVLAGADGATWTRHPALAITLAAELWDPHTHATILEWLMKTGRESGSPLVLRLGLAQAASNAALTGDLDGALAAVAEEAAIADATGGTSVMYHRLQLAAMRGRRQEAEQLFEAAVATAAAQGEGQLVANVHWAEAVLNNGLGDYPAALAAARKAVDLDDLFIAGFSLPELVEAAVRCGERAAAVGALAALTERTEASATPTGLGIAAYARGLVTGAEDDYREAVEHLADSPLLPYRARAHLLYGEWLRRAGRRRDCRPHLRTAHELLSGAGIEAFARRAADELRATGETARSRSGHTRDQLTMQELHIARLVATGATSNEVAGRLFISPRTVDAHLRNIYRKLGISSRRQLRDLPDLRPAAGVIT; encoded by the coding sequence ATGGGGACGTCGGGTGAGGTGCGTGGGTCGTTCGTCGACGGCGGGCAGGTCGGGGACGCGCTCGTCGGCAGGGCCCGCGAGATCCAGCGCGTCGACGACCTGACGCGGGCCGCGCAGGCGGGCGAGGGCGGCGCGCTCGTCCTGCGCGGCGAGGCCGGTATCGGCAAGAGTGCCTTGCTGGACCGGGCCCGGCGGTCGGCGTCGGGGTTCCGGGTGGTCGCCGTGTCCGGTTCCGAGTACGAGGCGGAGCTGCCGTTCGCCGCCCTGCACCAGCTCTGCCTGCCTGTGCTGGGGCACCTCGACGAGCTGCCGGAGCCGCAGCGCGACGCACTCCGGGTCGCGTTCGGGCTGACGACGGGCACCCCGGACCTGTTCCGCATCGGGCTGGCGGCCCTGGGCCTGTTCGCGGCCGCGGCCCGGGAGCGCCCGCTCCTCTGCCTCGTCGACGACGCCCAGTGGCTCGACGCCGCGTCGTCGCGGGCGCTCGCGTTCGTGGCCCGGCGGGTCGCGGCGGAGCCCGTCGCCCTGGTGCTCGCCGTCCGGCTGCCGTGCGCGGCGGGCGAGCTGGACGACCTGCCGGGCCTCGCCGTCGGCGGGCTGAGCGATGCCGAGGCGCGGTCGCTGCTCGCCGCGCAGAGCCACGAGACCCTCGACGAGCAGGTGCGCGACCGGATCGTGGCCGAGGCGCGGGGCAACCCGCTGGCCCTGCTCGCGCTGCCCCGGGCGGGCGGGTTCGCGCCGCCGGACACGTCGCCGGTGCCGAGCCGCGTCGAGCGCGGGTTCCGCGAGGCCCTGACCGGCCTGCCCGACGACGCCCGGCTGCTGCTGACGGTCGCGAGCGCGGACCCGACCGGCGACCCCGGCCTCCTGTGGCCCGCCGCGCGGCACCTGGGCCTCGACGTCGCGACGGTGTCCGCGGCCGCGGCCGGTACCGGGCTGGTCGAGCTCGGCACCCGCGTCCGCTTCTTCCACCCGCTGGCCCGGGCGGCGGTGTACGAGGCCGCCGGGGCGGACGAGCGCCGCGCCGCGCACCGGGCGCTCGCCGCGGTCACCGACCCGGTCGTGGACCCGGACCGGCGCGCCTGGCACCGCGCCCAGGCGGAGGCGGGGCCCGACGACGACGTCGCCGCCGAGCTGGAACGGTCCGCGTCCCGTGCCCGCTCGCGGGGTGGCGTCGTGGCCGCGGCCGCCTTCCTCGAACGGGCGGCGGAGCTGTCGCTGGACGCCGGCCTGCGGACCGGCCGGACGCTCGCGGCGGTCGGCGCTCTGCTCGACGCCGGCGCGGTCGACCGGGCCGCGGAGCTGCTCGCCGCCGTCGACGGGGCTGGTGGTGACGGGGCTGGCGGTGAAGGAGCTGGCGGTGACGGGGCCGGTTCTGACACGGCCGGTACTGACAACATCCAGCTCGCCGAGGCCGACCTCCTGCGGGGCCGGATCGCCTTCGTGCAGCCGGGCGACTCGAACGGGCCGCTCTTCATGCTGCGCGCCGCCCGGCGCCTCGCGGCGTCGGACCCGGAGCGGTCCCGCGAGAGCTACCTGGAGGCGCTCGAGATGGCGCAGCTCGTGGGCCGGGGGACGGGCATGACGGACCGGGTGCTCGCCGCGGCTCTTGAGGCCGACCAGCTGGAGACCGACCATCTTGAGACCGACCAGCACGCCCCGGCCGGCACCGCTTCCCGCGCCCCCGACGTCCTCGACGCGCTCACCGTGCTCGCGTCGCGGGGCCACCGCGCCGCCGTCCCGCTGATCCGGGACGTCCTGGCCGGCGCCGACGGCGCGACGTGGACCCGGCACCCCGCCCTCGCGATCACGCTCGCCGCCGAGCTGTGGGACCCGCACACCCACGCGACGATCCTCGAGTGGCTGATGAAGACGGGCCGCGAGTCGGGGTCGCCGCTGGTGCTGCGGCTCGGTCTCGCGCAGGCGGCGTCGAACGCCGCCCTGACCGGCGACCTCGACGGCGCGCTGGCCGCCGTCGCGGAGGAGGCCGCCATCGCGGACGCCACCGGCGGCACCTCGGTGATGTACCACCGGCTGCAGCTCGCCGCGATGCGCGGACGGCGGCAGGAGGCGGAGCAACTGTTCGAGGCGGCCGTCGCGACGGCCGCGGCCCAGGGCGAGGGACAGCTCGTCGCCAACGTGCACTGGGCCGAGGCGGTGCTGAACAACGGCCTCGGCGACTACCCGGCGGCGCTCGCGGCGGCCCGGAAGGCAGTCGATCTCGACGACCTCTTCATCGCCGGGTTCTCCCTGCCCGAGCTGGTCGAGGCGGCGGTCCGGTGCGGCGAGCGTGCTGCCGCCGTCGGCGCCCTGGCCGCCCTGACCGAACGGACCGAGGCGAGCGCGACCCCGACGGGCCTGGGGATCGCCGCCTACGCGCGCGGCCTGGTGACCGGGGCCGAGGACGACTACCGGGAGGCCGTCGAGCACCTCGCCGACAGCCCGCTGCTCCCGTACCGCGCCCGGGCGCACCTCCTGTACGGGGAGTGGTTGCGGCGTGCGGGCCGACGTCGGGACTGCCGGCCGCACCTGCGGACCGCGCACGAGCTGCTTTCCGGGGCGGGCATCGAGGCGTTCGCGCGCCGGGCCGCCGACGAGCTCCGTGCGACGGGCGAGACAGCGCGCAGCCGGTCCGGGCACACCCGCGACCAGCTCACGATGCAGGAGCTGCACATCGCCCGGCTGGTCGCCACGGGCGCGACGTCGAACGAGGTGGCGGGCCGGCTGTTCATCAGCCCGCGCACCGTGGACGCCCACCTGCGCAACATCTACCGGAAGCTCGGCATCAGCTCCCGGCGGCAGCTCCGGGACCTGCCGGACCTCCGGCCGGCGGCAGGCGTAATTACGTAG
- a CDS encoding LacI family DNA-binding transcriptional regulator: MVNESSTGTSTGTSTGSSTDTAKGGRRATIWEVAKVAGVSHQTVSRYLRNDAKMRPETVARVRQAVEELDYRPNLTARSMRTRRSGRVAVLLPAVATYGPPQILSGVMEVAHEHGYTVEAFSVEGSPADRFERVRELADSGQVEGVLALAPLPPGSGGRFPERAAIVVSADYDDKFRGVGELADGSPVEDLVVRLAELGHRRFLHVTGALDYASARGRRDVFVATVERLGLGPAQVIESDWSAEGAREAVLALPERDHPTAVVAASDIGAAGVVLAARERGWTIPGDLSVTGWDNNLLGAYLEPTLTTVRVDHRKLGRAAMARLVETLQPGTAARGSDPASDGPLNTIIWRGSTGPPPS, from the coding sequence ATGGTGAACGAGAGCTCGACCGGCACTTCGACGGGCACTTCGACGGGCAGCTCGACAGACACGGCGAAGGGTGGCCGGCGCGCGACCATCTGGGAGGTCGCGAAGGTCGCGGGCGTCTCCCACCAGACCGTCTCGCGCTACCTGCGCAACGACGCGAAGATGCGGCCCGAGACGGTGGCCCGTGTGCGCCAGGCCGTCGAGGAGCTCGACTACCGGCCCAACCTGACCGCGCGGTCCATGCGTACCCGCCGCAGCGGCCGGGTCGCCGTGCTGCTTCCCGCGGTCGCCACCTACGGTCCGCCGCAGATCCTGAGCGGCGTCATGGAGGTGGCCCACGAGCACGGGTACACGGTCGAGGCGTTCAGCGTCGAGGGGTCCCCGGCCGACCGTTTCGAGCGCGTGCGGGAGCTCGCGGACTCGGGTCAGGTCGAGGGGGTCCTCGCGCTCGCGCCGCTGCCGCCCGGTTCCGGCGGACGGTTCCCCGAGCGGGCCGCGATCGTCGTGTCCGCGGACTACGACGACAAGTTCCGCGGCGTCGGCGAGCTCGCCGACGGCTCGCCCGTCGAGGACCTCGTCGTGCGCCTTGCCGAGCTGGGCCACCGCAGGTTCCTGCACGTGACCGGCGCGCTCGACTACGCCTCCGCGCGCGGACGCCGCGACGTCTTCGTGGCGACGGTCGAACGGCTCGGGCTCGGGCCGGCCCAGGTCATCGAGAGCGACTGGTCGGCCGAGGGCGCCCGCGAGGCGGTGCTCGCCCTGCCCGAGCGGGACCACCCGACCGCCGTCGTCGCGGCGAGCGACATCGGCGCGGCCGGCGTCGTCCTGGCCGCACGCGAGCGCGGCTGGACCATCCCGGGGGACCTGAGCGTGACGGGCTGGGACAACAACCTGCTCGGGGCGTACCTGGAGCCGACGCTGACCACGGTCCGGGTCGACCACCGCAAGCTCGGCCGGGCGGCCATGGCCCGGCTGGTCGAGACTCTCCAGCCGGGGACCGCCGCGCGCGGTTCCGACCCGGCGTCGGACGGCCCGCTGAACACGATCATCTGGCGCGGCTCGACGGGCCCGCCGCCGTCGTAA
- a CDS encoding ABC transporter permease — translation MTAVKESAASRRAASDGSARGSSDGSSDGGGDNGGSPSTRRPLPWWKRLARDRAVLLLALPGMAVIVVFQYLALGGNVIAFQDYQPYLGVERSLWVGFENFQILFSGDPEFLAALRNTLIITLLQTVFVFPAPIILALLLHSLVSNRVRQWVQSILYLPHFLSWVIVVAVFQQILGGAGLINNFLRSHGWEPLDIIGNSDAFYALLTSQVIWKDTGWATILFLAVLAGIDKSLYEASAVDGASRWRQTWHITLPGMRPIIIMLLILKLGDSLSVGFEQLILQQQAVGLGVSDVLDTYVYNQGVLGGFWGVAAAVGLVKGLIGLVLVLVANKTAHAFGEEGVYRA, via the coding sequence ATGACCGCCGTCAAGGAGTCGGCCGCGAGCCGGCGGGCGGCCTCCGACGGCAGTGCCCGCGGCAGTTCCGACGGCAGTTCCGACGGCGGTGGCGACAACGGCGGGTCGCCGTCGACCCGCCGTCCGCTGCCGTGGTGGAAGCGCCTGGCGCGCGACCGCGCGGTGCTGCTGCTGGCGCTGCCCGGGATGGCGGTCATCGTCGTCTTCCAGTACCTGGCGCTCGGCGGCAACGTCATCGCGTTCCAGGACTACCAGCCGTACCTCGGTGTCGAGCGCAGCCTCTGGGTCGGGTTCGAGAACTTCCAGATCCTGTTCTCCGGCGACCCGGAGTTCCTGGCCGCGCTGCGCAACACGCTGATCATCACGCTGCTGCAGACGGTCTTCGTCTTCCCGGCGCCGATCATCCTGGCGCTGCTGCTGCACAGCCTGGTGTCCAACCGTGTGCGCCAGTGGGTGCAGTCGATCCTGTACCTGCCCCATTTCCTGTCCTGGGTGATCGTCGTCGCGGTGTTCCAGCAGATCCTCGGCGGCGCCGGGCTGATCAACAACTTCCTGCGCTCGCACGGGTGGGAGCCGCTGGACATCATCGGCAACTCGGACGCCTTCTACGCGCTCCTCACGTCGCAGGTGATCTGGAAGGACACCGGGTGGGCGACCATCCTGTTCCTCGCGGTGCTCGCCGGGATCGACAAGTCGCTGTACGAGGCCTCGGCCGTCGACGGCGCGTCGCGCTGGCGCCAGACCTGGCACATCACGCTCCCGGGCATGCGGCCGATCATCATCATGCTGCTCATCCTCAAGCTCGGCGACTCCCTGAGCGTCGGCTTCGAGCAACTCATCCTCCAGCAGCAGGCGGTGGGCCTCGGCGTGTCCGACGTCCTGGACACCTACGTCTACAACCAGGGCGTCCTGGGCGGGTTCTGGGGTGTCGCGGCAGCCGTCGGCCTCGTGAAGGGCCTGATCGGCCTGGTCCTGGTCCTCGTCGCCAACAAGACCGCCCACGCCTTCGGCGAGGAAGGGGTGTACCGAGCATGA
- a CDS encoding carbohydrate ABC transporter permease: MSTTTTVERSRTTGPNDRRRPRTRPVVDGVAMPGPLERTVKGVVLTIACALVILPFVGIISTSLATPEQVTEAGGFVLLPTGIDLSAYQMIFAGGVVTQALWISFLVTAIGTALSLALTTTLGWALSRKGAFGVRAMLLLVLISLLFNPGIIPSYLVVQRLGLLDTLWALIIPTSVSAFNVVVVRAFFVQLPNEVIDAARIDGATEWQLFWRIGLPLSKPVLAVVGLFYGVGYWNAFFNALLYMSDASKWPLQLVLRTYVVDGAQLGSQDLGIDAASLPPQTSLQMAILVVSIVPVLLVYPFLQRHFAKGMLTGAVKG, from the coding sequence ATGAGCACGACCACCACCGTCGAAAGGTCCCGCACCACAGGACCGAACGACCGACGACGCCCCCGCACCCGCCCCGTGGTCGACGGCGTCGCGATGCCCGGCCCCTTGGAGCGCACGGTCAAGGGCGTCGTGCTGACCATCGCCTGCGCGCTGGTGATCCTGCCGTTCGTCGGCATCATCTCGACCAGCCTGGCCACGCCCGAGCAGGTCACCGAGGCCGGGGGCTTCGTGCTCCTGCCCACCGGGATCGACCTGAGCGCCTACCAGATGATCTTCGCCGGCGGCGTCGTCACGCAGGCGCTGTGGATCAGCTTCCTCGTCACGGCGATCGGCACCGCCCTGAGCCTCGCCCTGACGACGACGCTCGGCTGGGCGCTGAGCCGCAAGGGCGCGTTCGGCGTCCGGGCGATGCTGCTCCTGGTGCTGATCAGCCTGCTGTTCAACCCCGGCATCATCCCGAGCTACCTCGTGGTCCAGCGGCTCGGCCTGCTGGACACGCTGTGGGCGCTGATCATCCCGACGTCGGTCTCCGCGTTCAACGTCGTGGTCGTGCGGGCGTTCTTCGTGCAGCTCCCGAACGAGGTGATCGACGCCGCGCGCATCGACGGCGCCACCGAGTGGCAGCTCTTCTGGCGCATCGGCCTGCCGCTGTCCAAGCCGGTGCTCGCCGTCGTCGGCCTGTTCTACGGCGTCGGCTACTGGAACGCGTTCTTCAACGCGCTGCTCTACATGTCGGACGCGAGCAAGTGGCCGCTGCAGCTCGTGCTGCGCACGTACGTGGTCGACGGCGCCCAGCTCGGCTCGCAGGACCTCGGCATCGACGCCGCCTCCCTGCCGCCCCAGACGTCGCTGCAGATGGCGATCCTCGTGGTCTCCATCGTGCCGGTGCTGCTGGTCTACCCGTTCCTGCAGCGCCACTTCGCCAAGGGGATGCTCACGGGCGCCGTGAAGGGCTGA